The following proteins come from a genomic window of Terribacillus aidingensis:
- a CDS encoding nucleotidyltransferase domain-containing protein, whose protein sequence is MHQPALDRLADILANEEEVKAIFVKGSFGRGEQDPYSDIDLYCLVEENDLNHFLTKRLTLLSAYKNVLYSEELFIIAPQLIVVYDDFLHVDLFTVTEKTFKQSDHFQTLYDPHHLLDQFKETQKLTMSDEEYGSQIIDMTWFLFQYRKAALRENGAWAAAMLQQVTDPLARMLLHHYAPGRAQLGLKRAEQLLPFSIFSEFKIILENVTPSGHQKAATAILHLLTREQSFLENRLKGAEKQVIYPFFQKLIAEVSLLNK, encoded by the coding sequence ATGCACCAACCAGCATTAGATAGACTAGCAGATATTTTGGCAAATGAAGAGGAAGTTAAAGCCATATTCGTAAAAGGATCTTTTGGCAGAGGAGAACAGGACCCGTACTCTGATATAGATTTATATTGCCTAGTGGAAGAAAATGACTTAAATCACTTTCTAACAAAAAGATTGACCTTGCTTTCCGCATATAAAAATGTGCTTTATAGCGAAGAGCTATTTATAATTGCGCCGCAGTTAATTGTTGTTTACGATGACTTCCTCCATGTGGATTTGTTCACAGTAACGGAAAAGACGTTTAAACAGAGCGACCATTTTCAAACTCTTTATGATCCGCATCACTTGCTGGATCAATTCAAAGAAACACAAAAGCTGACGATGTCAGATGAAGAATACGGCAGCCAGATAATAGATATGACATGGTTTCTCTTCCAGTATCGAAAAGCTGCTCTGCGAGAGAATGGTGCATGGGCAGCTGCTATGCTTCAGCAAGTTACCGATCCGCTCGCCAGAATGCTTTTGCATCATTATGCACCTGGTCGTGCACAACTTGGTTTAAAACGAGCGGAGCAGCTGCTGCCTTTCTCTATTTTTTCCGAGTTCAAAATAATCTTGGAAAATGTCACTCCATCAGGACATCAAAAAGCAGCAACTGCTATTCTTCATCTGCTCACCCGAGAACAATCTTTTCTGGAAAATCGGCTTAAAGGAGCCGAAAAACAAGTAATCTATCCTTTTTTTCAAAAGTTGATTGCAGAAGTATCTCTTCTTAATAAGTAA
- the surE gene encoding 5'/3'-nucleotidase SurE, giving the protein MKILVTNDDGVFSPGVEAMIETLQHFGEVYVVCPDQGFSAVSQSITSRQPVRVKEMYHFPGVAGAWSLNGTSADCVKLGVEVLLPETPDFLFSGINLGPSLGRDVYYSGTMAAAVEAALYNIPSASVSLNISSVHHVNYSKVKTLFYQVAEVLLQHRSKSVGLLNVNLPNVDKREYKGIQVIPMDMSVSRYRFVGLHDPHGEVYYWLKDQLRELENFHPASDYLLLKEGYITVSPIELRTHYKRKQEQVERWFKSMETNTSE; this is encoded by the coding sequence ATGAAAATATTGGTTACCAATGATGACGGTGTCTTCTCTCCTGGTGTAGAGGCGATGATTGAGACACTGCAGCATTTCGGCGAAGTATATGTCGTTTGCCCAGATCAGGGATTCAGCGCTGTCAGCCAATCCATTACTTCACGGCAGCCTGTTCGTGTAAAGGAGATGTATCATTTTCCGGGTGTTGCTGGAGCTTGGAGTTTGAACGGTACTTCTGCTGATTGTGTCAAGCTCGGTGTGGAAGTACTGCTTCCGGAAACACCGGATTTCCTTTTCTCAGGGATCAATCTGGGACCTAGTCTGGGGAGGGATGTGTATTATTCCGGCACGATGGCTGCGGCTGTGGAGGCTGCCCTATATAACATTCCGTCTGCCTCCGTCAGCTTGAATATTAGCTCTGTTCACCATGTAAACTATTCCAAGGTAAAGACTCTTTTCTATCAGGTTGCAGAAGTTCTGCTCCAGCATAGATCGAAATCGGTCGGTTTACTGAATGTGAATTTGCCGAATGTCGATAAACGGGAGTACAAAGGGATTCAAGTCATCCCGATGGACATGAGTGTATCGCGGTATCGCTTCGTTGGCCTGCATGATCCTCATGGTGAAGTATATTATTGGCTGAAGGATCAGCTTCGGGAGCTGGAGAACTTTCATCCGGCAAGCGATTATCTTTTGTTAAAAGAAGGATACATAACCGTCTCACCAATTGAATTGCGCACCCACTATAAACGCAAACAAGAACAAGTAGAACGCTGGTTTAAGTCTATGGAGACAAATACATCAGAGTAA
- a CDS encoding ABC transporter substrate-binding protein produces MKRKWMAGIVGTALFALTACGQEEAGTSAGASDGEIAGTLSFYTSQPDADAQKLVEGFEKHYPEVEVETYRSGTEEVISKLNAEKMAGDVQADVLLVADSVTFEDLKEQDMLQAYESGELDSVPDEFEDADHYYTGTKIMATGIVANTESGDVPTSWSALEEADAKAQTVMPSPLYSGAAAYNLGVLTRQDAFGWEFYEKLKTQETAVVKGNGDVLKSVASGDKQYGVIVDYLAARAKADGSPVELVYPEEGVPVITEPIGITKDTDNTAAAEAFVDYVLSEEGQKLAAELGYTPIREGIDAPEGLKTYDDMKVLQADTEALYTSRNKDKQQFEDLFGK; encoded by the coding sequence ATGAAAAGAAAATGGATGGCAGGTATCGTAGGTACTGCATTGTTTGCACTTACAGCATGCGGGCAAGAGGAAGCCGGTACCAGTGCAGGTGCTTCGGACGGAGAAATCGCCGGTACGCTCAGCTTCTATACATCCCAGCCGGATGCGGATGCTCAGAAATTGGTCGAGGGCTTTGAAAAGCACTACCCGGAGGTGGAAGTGGAAACATACCGTTCTGGTACCGAAGAAGTGATTTCCAAGCTGAATGCGGAGAAGATGGCAGGAGATGTACAAGCCGACGTCCTGCTCGTGGCGGACAGTGTGACATTTGAGGATTTGAAAGAGCAGGATATGCTGCAGGCCTATGAGTCTGGAGAATTGGATAGCGTCCCGGATGAATTCGAAGATGCTGATCATTATTATACAGGAACGAAAATCATGGCAACAGGAATAGTAGCCAATACCGAATCGGGTGACGTACCAACTAGCTGGAGTGCATTAGAAGAAGCTGATGCAAAGGCTCAGACAGTCATGCCTAGTCCGCTTTACTCTGGTGCTGCAGCATACAATCTTGGTGTTTTGACCAGACAGGATGCTTTTGGCTGGGAATTCTATGAAAAGCTCAAAACCCAAGAAACTGCAGTAGTAAAGGGGAACGGTGATGTATTGAAATCTGTTGCTTCCGGTGACAAGCAGTATGGTGTGATTGTCGATTATCTTGCTGCCAGGGCCAAAGCGGATGGATCTCCAGTTGAGCTCGTTTATCCAGAGGAAGGTGTCCCGGTCATCACGGAACCGATCGGTATCACAAAGGATACCGACAACACTGCAGCAGCAGAAGCTTTTGTTGATTATGTTTTATCTGAAGAAGGACAAAAGCTGGCAGCAGAGCTGGGTTATACCCCGATCCGTGAAGGAATCGATGCTCCGGAAGGGCTGAAGACATACGATGACATGAAAGTATTACAGGCTGATACTGAAGCATTGTATACATCACGCAATAAAGACAAACAGCAATTTGAGGACCTGTTCGGTAAATAA
- a CDS encoding iron ABC transporter permease: MQQTMKSRQLEEGGHTALRKLPAIIGMLILIFFFLLPIVRLIIMSFTSGESLSVSAYSEVLRESVTWKTLWNTIYIVLGSTVLSMILGITMAAIMAYTDVRGKSAMQLFIYLPFIIPSYITTLAWVQFFSSSGPLGRLPEWLMPNLYSVGGIIFVLGISHYPLVYLMTVQVFRRIPRDAELAAMVSGASRISTWRKVILPMALPGICSGGLLAFLSNLDNFGVPAFLGIPANIRVLSTYIYEQVIGYGPSAFSRAAVLSVLLGIVAAAATLIQVWLLRRSKVTETTVPDNEPRIQLRPSRRKILQTVLWIFLLSTSLVPFFAMGTVSLVQAYGIDLTWENLSLENYRYILFEDEKVIRSLSNSLLLGLITAFVCLIFGTIFAYYRSHKQGRFPKVLEAIITMPYALPGTVLALCIILMWMQPLPGWYPGVYGTPAILLIAYITRFFVLQFRGSYTAFSQLDARMEEAARTNGTNLITRWRQILLPLILPGVLSGALLVLLTSLTELTVSSMLWSSGAETVGVIIFSFEQAGYSTYSTAFSSLIVLAILLGGIAYLVLQRKWSQRGKKA, encoded by the coding sequence ATGCAACAAACTATGAAATCAAGGCAGCTGGAAGAAGGCGGGCATACCGCCCTCCGCAAGCTTCCTGCTATAATCGGGATGCTGATCCTCATCTTCTTTTTCCTGCTGCCGATTGTCAGGCTGATCATAATGAGTTTCACCTCTGGAGAGAGCCTCTCTGTCAGTGCTTATTCAGAGGTGCTCAGGGAGTCTGTCACTTGGAAAACACTTTGGAATACAATTTATATTGTCCTCGGCAGTACTGTCTTGTCCATGATACTCGGCATAACGATGGCTGCAATCATGGCATATACTGATGTTCGCGGTAAGTCTGCTATGCAGCTGTTCATCTATTTGCCTTTCATCATTCCGTCTTATATTACGACACTCGCTTGGGTACAATTTTTCAGCAGTTCAGGTCCGCTTGGTAGATTGCCTGAATGGCTGATGCCTAATCTATACAGTGTCGGAGGAATTATATTCGTACTCGGTATATCACATTACCCGCTTGTCTATTTGATGACAGTACAAGTGTTCCGCAGAATTCCTCGTGATGCAGAACTTGCTGCAATGGTTTCGGGTGCGTCACGTATCTCAACCTGGAGAAAAGTGATTCTTCCGATGGCCCTGCCTGGTATTTGCAGCGGCGGTTTGCTAGCGTTCTTATCCAATCTGGATAACTTCGGTGTGCCAGCTTTTCTAGGTATACCTGCGAATATACGTGTACTGAGTACATACATCTATGAACAAGTCATCGGCTATGGACCAAGTGCCTTCAGTCGGGCAGCTGTTCTTTCCGTATTGCTTGGTATCGTTGCTGCAGCTGCTACGCTGATTCAAGTATGGCTTTTAAGAAGAAGCAAAGTTACAGAAACAACTGTGCCGGATAATGAGCCTCGAATCCAGCTGCGCCCAAGCCGGAGGAAAATCTTGCAGACAGTCCTTTGGATATTTCTGCTAAGTACAAGCCTGGTGCCTTTTTTTGCAATGGGTACAGTCAGTTTGGTTCAAGCATATGGAATCGATTTGACATGGGAGAATTTATCTCTGGAAAATTATCGCTATATCTTATTTGAGGATGAAAAAGTAATTCGATCCTTAAGCAATAGTCTTCTGCTAGGACTCATCACTGCATTTGTCTGTCTTATTTTCGGAACTATATTTGCTTATTACCGTTCCCATAAGCAAGGAAGATTTCCAAAGGTATTGGAAGCGATTATTACGATGCCTTACGCTCTACCAGGAACAGTACTGGCGCTATGTATCATTTTGATGTGGATGCAGCCATTACCTGGCTGGTATCCAGGTGTGTATGGCACACCAGCTATTCTATTAATCGCTTATATCACGCGGTTCTTTGTATTACAGTTTCGAGGCAGCTACACTGCTTTCTCGCAGTTGGATGCTCGGATGGAAGAGGCAGCGCGGACGAACGGCACAAATCTTATTACAAGATGGAGGCAAATTCTCTTGCCGCTTATTTTGCCTGGTGTCCTGAGTGGTGCGCTGCTTGTTTTGCTGACATCGCTGACAGAGTTGACTGTCTCCAGTATGCTTTGGTCAAGCGGTGCCGAGACAGTCGGAGTGATTATTTTCAGTTTCGAGCAAGCTGGTTACAGCACGTACTCGACTGCATTTTCGTCATTGATTGTCCTGGCAATTCTGCTCGGGGGTATTGCATATCTCGTGTTGCAGCGTAAATGGAGTCAAAGGGGGAAAAAAGCATGA